The Triticum urartu cultivar G1812 chromosome 5, Tu2.1, whole genome shotgun sequence genome contains the following window.
AACCATTTAATCGGCCCAGCAAGTTAACACTATGAATAGGTGTGATTCGACTCGACCACCCGATGAGTAGCGATTAATTGTCCAATTACCTAATTAATCAGATGAATCCTGGAACAGTGGTATATATATACTCATTGCTCACTAGGTGAGTATCTAGTTGTGGTTAAGTTCAGTTTTGCTTAAATTTGCGAGTTGTAATTGAGTGTGTAGGTATGGTGGGTTTTATAGTGCAGAGACTCTAGTTCGAACTGGTAATGGTTTATAGATCGTCACAAATAAAATGAAAATCATGGTAGAAACATCACATGCGGTTTAGAGTAAAGCATATAGAACAAAGCGTTTTGGGATTGAGCAATGATTTCCAAATATATTTGTGTTGTCTGCTGGTCATTGTTCGTCATCGACACCATAGTGTCTCACATGCATCGCCCAAGTGGTGACAATTTGCACTGCCAAATAATCACCGAACCTTGGGAACAACTAGAAAAACATCACTTTTCGACTATATTATCAGAAAATTGGCAATGCCAATTATTTGACGACACTTGTAGACATATCATACACTATAATTTTGTATTATTTGTGGCTAATATAAACAATCACATGCTCTAGTGTTCTCTACCAAGATCTTTATTATATGAATATGCTATGGAGCTTTCtttaaatatatttatatgtGCTAAAATAGGTTCCAATGCATAAAATACACAATACTACATCTAATGGTAGACATTAATCCATAAAAATTCATGGTGAAAAATAATAAGTCATAAACAAATAAAGAATTTTGGTATAAGTACAACTTCTACATAACTACATATAATTCTACATATCATTCCCTCTTGTCTGTATCGCTCGGTGGCCTCTGCGGTGCTCAATCACATCAATTTGCCTGGATAGGGATCACGATTAGAGCCAGATTTGAAAATAAAAGGAGAGAGTGTATAATTTGGCAAAGATCCATTGCATGCATATTACCAAGATTATTCCCCGTcatcttctccattgtcttcacTTTTTCCCCGCCTCCTCCCCTTATAGCCTCATCCATGTGCTGCATCGTTGACATGTTTGGAACCTTCATGTTTGTGCTACTggatgtgacgttgggcattgGTATAGTTGAAGTAGTCGATCTATTCATACTTGTTCTCTGTCGATTATAGAACTCTTGGTCCGCACAGTTTAAGTTAGTTGTTCTGATCAATAATATTTATATATAGTGGTACTTATATGAAGAATAAAATTGAATTACATCCGAGTTAGCAATAAACATCTTATATAATGCTACAACTTGTTATATCAGATTCATATGAGTTGCTTCACCAAGGTTGTGTTACCTTGTAAGGTAGTAATGATTCATATTTTATATTTCTACACACATTTTTTTCACATAGATATGCTTGGACACAGGCTTATATCTAACATGCCAAAATATAATGATGTTGAAAATGTgtaatttttgtgatttttttgcCTTGACAATATGCAGACGGCGCTGCAATGCATGATATTGTTCTTATGTTATTGCATCGATGTAATTCAATTGCTGGAATTATGAAATATTTTTGTTGTACTCTTGGATACATCTTGCTACAATGGTATATGTTTTTTGTGTCATGCTTATCTAATTTGCTTGGACAGGTATATTTTGGATGTTGAAATAAGTCAGAATTTCAGTAGTGTTTATAATGCAATTTTTTTCTTAGGACATATTATGAAGTTCACTTCTTTTCTCGATTTGCCTCAGGAAGGGGCCATCACCACATACCATGGTTGAGGTGTCCACATATGTCACACAATAGTTTTGATGTGGGCTAGCTAATTATTGCATGTCATAGTGCAAGGTTCGGAGACAGAAGACAACAAAGAAAAGAGTGAGTCGGAAAGAGATGCACAGATCGAAGAACGGGGATGGGGCCAGTCCATGCTAGATCCAATTAGATGAGACTATGATTCAGGCTAGGGAAGTGAGGATAAAGATGAAAGCAGAAGAGATGATGAGCCTCGTGAAGAAACAGGCAGAGACCATGCACACTCGTCGGTCACTTGCCGAGTGGCCTCATCATAGAGCAGAAAAAAATCAGCAGTGGGAGGGAACTGACAACTGTTTACGAACAAAGAATTAGAGAAAAATATTTGTAGACAAAATTAAAGAAAAATATTAGCATCTCATTTACAACCTTGATTATTTTGACCAACAATCTTAATTCTCTTTTGCGACTTCAAAAGACAAAGTTACCAGGGAAGTAATGTTAAATTGCACTCCATATGAAGAAAAAACGACTTGTATGAAGGGATGCAGTAATTAGCACGGGTAGCAGGGTCGTCGATGCAAAACCGCCCACCCCACACTCTCttcgcagcagcagcagcgcggcCCGGCCAGGCCCAGACCGCACCCGACCCCCGATCTGGTTGAATCCGTCCAATCCAAGGAGCACTCGCAATCGCACCGGCGGCGGAGATGGGCAGCGACCATGGCGGCCACGGCCCTAGCGGCGGCGACTTCCGGCAGAAGGTGTGGAGCATGACCGGCGGGCCCTACTGCCGGCCCGTCCACTGGCGCCGCAACACCGCCATCGCCATGGTCGGCATCTTCCTCGTCTGCATCCCCATCGCCATGAAATCCGCCGAGCTCGAGGTGTGTTTCCCCCTGCCCTCCGTTTCCCTATGCCGCTGCCTGAACCACCCCCCCTAGCCCCAGCCGGCGCCCCGTGATCCGGCGCTGACCCGACGACCTCTGACCGGGGGACGAGATCTGCGCCTGCGGGGAATTTTGGCGGAAGCGTCAGGCATGATTGGTAGAGATTTTGTCGCCAGTGGGTAGCGCTGGCAGGGATAGGTCGAAATGTGGAAGTGGTGTCCAATACTAGGTGGTTCTGCTCTACTCCATTTAGCTGCAGAAATCGATGATCTGAGTGGGCCTGGTTTGATCCTTGCTAGGGGATTCAGTGTGGGCTACGAAATGCGTTTTTCTCAATTCTCGGATGGGATGCAAATCTTACTCTTCTGTCTGCAGCAGCCCTGCTTGATTAGGTTGTATCGTGTTGAACTCTAGAATGGGATGCAAATGTGTGGAATTTTGTACACAGAGAATGATTGCTGGTCTTTCTCGCTTGCTAGACAAAAACTTCGAGCCAATACTGTCCATGTTACTTGTATAAAACAAGTAAATGACATAACTGCACCTGCACCTGCACATGGCATTTGTTGTGGTACAAAGCAAGAACAGAGCAATGTTTCCTTTATTCGACTCTTGTATCAATGTATTGTTTCCAGCAATACTCTAAAATGGGTTAGATTTAATCTCATGTTCTTGACTGTTTATTGTATACTTTGGGCATTCACCACACAGCATTTTGTCCCCCCGGTAGTCCGGTACTGGTTCTGCTACTAGTGAGACATATTCCATATAGGTGTACCTGCATAATAGAATCATATCTTTTACAGGCTTCACATGGGCATCTGCTTTTTGCTAAATAAATTGTGGATCGTGCACAAGATACAATCTAGTAGTACTAATTGCAGAGTATATGTAGTTATGAGATAGTCCTAATGCTCCATGTTAGAGTTGGCCACAAACCTGGTTGTTAAACTTCTCTTTGTCAAAACGTTCTTTGCATAGACTGGTAGATGTGTTGGTGGGCAGCTGCCTGCCATGGTAGACCAATGAAACATTTTGTTTGATGTTTCAAGACGAAATTTGGGGAAAGCATAAGCAGCTTGTTATATCAATATTGCATATGAGCTTTGATGTAATTTATAGCAATACAAAATGCATACCAACTAAATATCAGGTTTTCCTGGTGTATGTGTTAAATATCTGATTTTCTGCTAGATGTGGTTCTGACCAGCTGAATGCTATGGTAGACTAATGAAATATTTTATCTATGTTCAGAACAAAATTAACTGGCAAAAAGCATCTTTATTTCTCATATCTTATAACAAAAAATGGTATTCCCTCCTATCTGAATTAATTGACGCAGCCTCTATACAATGTCTATTTTACATTGTATAAAGGCTGCCTCAATTAATTTGGATCGGAGGAAGTACTGTAGTTAGTACCTTATCTCCTGTTTTTCTTCTGATTGGTTTTCCCCTATCTCAATCTTCATTTGGAAGACATGTCTCCATGACAATTTCCATAGGACTAGGTTATGGTATATACTGACCCAATTTAGTTTTCTGTTTTTTGTGTTAGCGCTGATGAATGTGATATACTCTTGTGCAGCAACGCCCTCACCACCCAGTCCGGCCAATCCCATCCCAGCTTTGGTGCAAGAACTTTGGCAAGAAGGAGTACTGAAGGATGTGCCGACTTTCACAGAGAAAGTCATTCTTTTACCTTTGTGCCTTCTTTTGTCATAACCGGTCCTCAGCGACCGAAGCTGGAAGAAGTACGCAGCCATAGCATTATGTAACTCTTGTGACTTCTTATTATCACATACAAGGAGTGCCTGTTTGTTTGCGATTCAAATAAACTCGTGATGCATGAGCGCCTCTATGGATCTACATTAGGATCAAATCCTATGGTTATAGACATCGTCTGTTCTCCTTTTTGGTTTCCCCCTGTGTGTGGATGTTAGTACTGGTTTTCTTGTATTCCTGAAGTTATGATGCTTTGGGTTCATCTCAAATATCCGCTGGTTGTGTTCTTTGGAAGATGAAAATGTACCTCCTGTCATGTGATGTCAGCCTGTAACGTATCCTTGCCATCCTTTGAAAATTTTCACTTCTGCTTTTTGTTGTGCCTTCTGTCATTTGCTTTTACTTGTGATCTGCAGGACTCGTGCCTGGTTGGTGTTTTCTTTTGATACAAAATGACGCGCACTTACTGTACATTTGAAAAGAAAGATAGCGTTGTTTGGGCCCCTTTTTTTGTGCAACAGGCACAGACAGTGCTTGAGGCatatgtgtgtgtgttgaagaaagagtGATGCAAAAATGTGTGTTGAAACGAAAACAAGAAAATGTTGCAAGGTTTTTTGGGAGCCTTGTCTTATTTTCAAATTCGCTAGCAAGCGGTCCTTGCTTTAGTACGACTTTGTTGACACTTGACAGAGTATGGGTGTTTTGAAGGGTAGGCGACTCCGCTCTCGAAACAAACATGAATGAAGGGATAATAAACCGAGGGTGGATTTTTGGGATTATAAACCGAGAGAGGATGTTTAGCTCCATAGGGCTCAACTTTTgccaaaaataaataaatattttttaagttttaataattttttagaaaaaacACATATACATAAGGATGCATACTTAATGTGTGTACATTTTCATGATAAAATACGTTTCGATGTGATCACACAAAAACatagaaaaataataaacttttatAGTGAACAATATATGTGATAGAAATTCATGATTTTGTTATTGTGTACCTCACATTAGAACGTATTTTTTTATATAGTACTGACGCAGATGCTCATATATACGCACATACACTCACCTCTATGAACGCACGCATGCACACCCTATCTCTATGaccacctccgagagactgagccgacaCACCATCTTAAAGATTGACGAGTTGCCACAGACACCTTCGTAGTCGACGGAAACATCTCCTCCCACTAAACGCACATCGCCGAAATGCTTGTAATAAATCGAGAAAAATGCAGCACCAATGTCAAGTCTACAACTTGAACTCTAGTGAGTTGGGAATACCACTATCCTCCTAatcatccaaccacatgttgatTCGCATAAAAACGTATTTCATTCTGAAATTTTACGCacatttttttagaattttttgaaacttaaaaagataatttttttttcaaaattcagGCTCCATGGAACTCGGGCTGCATTTTAGCAATTTCCGTCACAAAGACCCACTTATTATACATTTCTATCCACATTATAGGAGCATCCTTTTGTAAGATTGGATAGAAATCATGTAGGTAGAACATTGAGATGCATTTCCGCTGGACTTACCTCACAAATCATAACACAACCACTTCTTTGTCAAGTAGTCAATTGCTCATGACAACTGCTCCCACGAAATATTACTCTTTGACATTAACATTAGTTCCGTTATTGACTTACAACCTTTATTAAAAGTACAGGTTACAGAAACCTTCCTCACAAATCATATTGAACACAACCACTTCTTTATCAAATAGTCAATTGCTCATGACAACTGCTCCCACTAAATACCACTCTTTGACATTAACATTAGTTCCATTATTCATGACCACCTTATTAAATTAAATAATTTAATATTAATAACATCACTAAATTATAATTGGCTTAATGTGACGTTAGCGCTTTCTAGAACACGCTACTAGGGGTAAATTTAGTAGCGCTTGTACTCCTCCCACACGCTGCTAACTGTTTGTGTATTTATAAGTTTTATCATATTGTCTTAATCCTAAATAAATATTTTATGTCTAAGGTTTTATACATACATATTGCGTAAGCCATGAAGAACTACTTCTTGCATATCTTGAGGAGATGCATAATACACATTAATTAAAAATGAACTAAATTAAACAGTTTAAGAACTAAAAATAATACATAACCGGCCATTGCTACTCTAGATAATGCCTAAGCGAAAAACATCTTCAGTTCAATGGATGCCACCAGAAGAAATTCTGCCACTGTTCCTGCTGGGAGTACGAAACAAATCATCACAACAATGAGGAGTACATATCGAAGCTTCTTAAAGTTTTTTATTTTCGCTCGCATCTCGTTTTTTTGGCTGTGCATAACATTAATTTGTATTTGGTGGTCATCCATCTTCACTTGGCTTCTCACGTGCGTCTGTCAAAGCATCATCCAAACGGGCTATGAGTGATCTAGTGCGGTAGTTGACCAACTGGTTTACGCAAGCCATTAAGAGATCGACCCATATCCATGTCTAGCAAGAGAACGGTTCCTGCATTTGTGTAATTAATATGCCATGACAAACTAGAGTTACAAGGCAAATAGTTAGTTAAGTAATGAAGAGAGAAATATATTTTATTGTACGTACCTCAGTTCCCTTGCGTGCACACATGAGGAATTCTCGAGTTGAATTTCTTTTTGCGTACGAGATTTTGTTTACAGTAGGACATTTGCAGCCGCAAACGAGCACATGTGGGATGCTTGGATTTGGGTGGGCTTCGCTGCCGGTGGTGTACAAAATGCCACCGGATCCGACAGACGATGTGCCGTTGCAACGCGATGATCTGCTGGACACATCCGTCATCATAGGCCACGGCGAAGGGTTCATGGTGGGCACCCGGTGTTGAGAGAAGAAAAGTACAAGGGGAATATGGAAAATAGATCTACTAATGAAAATGTGGGGGCGAGATATATTCTGAGGAGAAAGAAgtaaagagggagagagagggtgaatatcaGAATGGAAGTGTAgatggaggaagaagagaggTGGAAGTAGAATGGGTGATCAATTATTGGGCACAAGAGCAGCATGTAACACTACTAGTGTttgctactccctctgtcccaaaatataaAAACGTTTTTAACATTACACTAGGAGGAAGTAGTTAGCAGCGTTCATGATAATGAAACGCCTCTAGCTTTTAGGGCCCACATGCTGGCTAGTACAGGGTGTCAGACTCAGACATAACAGTAGCAACGGTCGActactgtaacgccccgagaccgatgtgccaggtgtcttccagttattcgatgttgttgtCTTGTTGTtgcttgttggggaacgcagcataaattcaaaattttcctacgtgtcaccaagatctatctatggagtcatctagcaacgagggaggagtggatctacatacccttgtagatcgcgcgcggaagcgttcaagagaacggggttgatggagtcgtactcgtcgtgattcaaatcaccgatgatcctagtgccgaacggacgacacctccgcgttcaacacacgtacggaacggagacgtctcccacgccttgatccagcaaggaggagggagaggttaatggagatccaacagcacgacggcgtggtggaagtagcgggattccaacagggcttcgctaagcgctgcg
Protein-coding sequences here:
- the LOC125510427 gene encoding uncharacterized protein LOC125510427, whose protein sequence is MGSDHGGHGPSGGDFRQKVWSMTGGPYCRPVHWRRNTAIAMVGIFLVCIPIAMKSAELEQRPHHPVRPIPSQLWCKNFGKKEY